A genomic region of Colletes latitarsis isolate SP2378_abdomen chromosome 7, iyColLati1, whole genome shotgun sequence contains the following coding sequences:
- the LOC143343240 gene encoding uncharacterized protein F58A4.6 — protein sequence MDNSIKLIIHRGSTIFDSVIVTPYSAIRYEQKLREKNVIDRTDANINKCNENNIVEINRIRLNKRGYNAYILSAYVVTIIKSQTYRRAVFRKLSQYLAYKFSNNINLAIILMKLRTPKKQFLDYNWNERITRMAFERKEMNHAMSCLSTLGGAFSALGDKFQYCAEVARKISAKQFILALRLEDPLLVARCKLYIALSLIQQGQLKISRNIVRSIYKFSIEKNDIRLQNMCLGIWAKLRYCYTMRKKQQTSIAIIK from the exons ATGGATAACTCGATAAAATTGATTATTCATAGAGGCAGCACAATTTTCGACAGTGTTATTGTTACACCTTATTCTGCAATTAGATACGAACAAAAATTAAGAGAAAAGAACGTTATAGATCGAACGGATGCTAACATAAATAAATGTAACGAAAATAATATAGTAGAAATAAATAGAATTCGTTTAAATAAAAGAGGATATAATGCTTATATTCTATCAGCGTATGTTGTAACAATAATAAAGTCACAGACGTATCGTAGAGCTGTGTTTAGAAAATTGTCACAATATTTAGCATACAAGTTTTCGAATAACATAAATTTAGCGATAATCTTAATGAAATTACGTACACCAAAGAAACAATTCTTAGATTACAATTG GAATGAAAGGATAACACGGATGGCATTCGAAAGGAAAGAAATGAATCATGCTATGTCTTGTTTATCTACTTTAGGTGGAGCCTTTTCTGCTTTAGGAGACAAATTTCAATATTGT GCAGAAGTAGCAAGAAAAATTTCTGCAAAGCAGTTTATATTAGCACTCCGCCTCGAAGATCCCCTTTTGGTCGCTCGTTGTAAATTATATATTGCTTTAAGTTTAATTCAGCAGGGCcagttaaaaatttcaagaaacaTAGTAAGaagtatttataaattttcaatcgAAAAAAATGACATTCGGTTGCAAAATATGTGTTTAGGTATATGGGCTAAACTCAGATATTGTTATACAATGCGAAAAAAACAACAAACGTCTATAGCAATAATCAAATAA